A region of candidate division KSB1 bacterium DNA encodes the following proteins:
- a CDS encoding sulfurtransferase yields the protein MANYANPDVLVSTDWVEQHKGDANVVIAEVDVDTNAYNEGHIAGAVGWNWQTQLCDTVRRDVISKADLEKLLGSSGIGNDTTVVLYGDNNNWFAAWALWQLKMYGHQDVRIMNGGRKKWLAEGRPLTKDAPTPNPKTYKATERNESLRAYLRQVQDAMNSPDSVMVDVRSPDEFTGKILSPPGLPETCQRGGHIPGAKNIPWGQACNEDGTFKSVDELKALYSGKGVTADKNVIAYCRIGERSSHTWFVLKYLLGYPNVVNYDGSWTEWGNLVNAPVEKGA from the coding sequence ATGGCAAATTACGCAAATCCCGACGTGCTGGTGTCGACCGATTGGGTTGAGCAGCACAAAGGCGATGCGAATGTCGTGATCGCGGAAGTGGATGTCGATACCAATGCGTATAACGAAGGCCATATTGCCGGTGCTGTCGGCTGGAACTGGCAAACGCAATTGTGCGACACCGTTCGCCGCGATGTGATCAGCAAAGCCGACTTGGAAAAATTGCTGGGCAGCAGCGGCATTGGCAACGACACCACGGTCGTGCTGTACGGCGACAACAACAACTGGTTCGCGGCGTGGGCGCTTTGGCAGTTGAAAATGTACGGCCACCAAGACGTCCGCATCATGAACGGCGGCCGGAAAAAATGGCTCGCCGAAGGCCGGCCGTTGACTAAAGACGCACCAACTCCCAACCCGAAAACGTACAAAGCCACCGAACGCAACGAATCCCTGCGCGCCTATTTGCGCCAGGTGCAAGACGCGATGAATTCGCCGGACAGCGTGATGGTGGATGTGCGCTCGCCCGATGAATTTACCGGCAAGATTCTTTCGCCGCCGGGACTGCCGGAAACCTGCCAGCGCGGCGGCCATATTCCCGGCGCAAAAAATATTCCGTGGGGACAGGCGTGCAACGAAGACGGCACCTTCAAAAGCGTGGATGAGCTGAAGGCGCTTTACAGCGGCAAAGGCGTCACCGCCGACAAAAATGTGATCGCCTATTGCCGCATCGGCGAGCGTTCGAGCCACACGTGGTTTGTGTTGAAATACCTGCTCGGCTATCCGAACGTCGTCAACTACGACGGCTCGTGGACCGAGTGGGGTAATCTCGTCAACGCGCCGGTTGAGAAAGGGGCGTAA
- the porU gene encoding type IX secretion system sortase PorU → MATVQVHIERQDDSGQNNCYKTFFDSFAQNRFAFIRKTLAAVILYALGAAASERDVQVLQTGDRQVTLNYHLVDFKFDTLQINGEMAVRPSFERAIFPGAAGTPALPTRVLIVGIPFGAKAEVSVIPGEFEEWPEINVPPAPGRAQAEAPWRYQSNPQIYERDAYYPAGLARLDPPAQFRAQTIARLHVTPVQYNPLRKRLRVYRHLQIIVRFAGGNPSPLRAVESSPAEEEFYRTLLVNEEQARAFRQPPAEKLLRQSHPQIEGPLYKFPLRQEGIYKLDGRTLARAGINLQEIKSGNIHLYNNGGRELPRALNAPRPSGLVENAIYLVDGGDGRFDLDDYILFYGRGVEGFAFDSTTGVASHYTNHFGFDNYYWLSFGGSHGKRMAERVPQPATGLTPATSFADYLFVEEDLHPLFESDQLWFGWLFTTRGDDKKTYRLRLTDPAPESAANLKFAFYAPPNGTRRQLSVSFEKQELANFELFGNYTTEVYRADKIGGLVNGENEILLSYQGSGDAAQLYLDYFELRYERQLKLNNGILIFNGRPGNGPFAYTLNNVEANSLWLFDVSDFSAVTRLTSQNWRTNGAQITFADLGGSAKVPRRYIAAQPSAFKSVDPKTIARDEISNWRSPNNGADMIVITHEDFLSLNPVTGKDEGPLARFVSLRQNANVNDTLKAVVVKIQDVFDEFSCGMYDPVAIRDFLKYAYENWSRRPLYVMLVGDGDYDPKNLINKTGKNWMPTFYLGGLDEIDSRVTDSRYTYVAGDDEVMDMAIGRIPARSLAEVEAYVQKLIRYETAPAFGAWRNTAVMVADDELWQGGVPLPGETVHTNDTELLITSYTPKYFDVKKIYLTEFAAVQYASISGLTKPSATETLLRLINNGALLINYIGHGRYDLWSHERVLNLPTDFSRIQNGDRQALWVAATCTFGKYDIPETQSFAEQLLLAPGRGAIAALATSRDVYANYNARLNQEFYRFLFENKKQISARIGAAMMLARLQTNQTQNDEKFHVLGDPSLRLAIPRYTANIVSMKPDSITALTVMTLQGKIQRDGADWPDFNGTARIEVFDAQREVKYQSPGQFSIDYAMPGNSIFRGETPVKNGAFMTQFFVPKDITYGGQTGRINIYFWNNSTDGNGYRERLPVGGTASGLVDRAGPSISLGFVGVENFRSGGVIGTNPVLRVVISDSLSGINMTGEIGHKITLTLDGRQDAKIDLTDLFNYDAGSYTRGTIVYPLNHLSDGRHTVEIKAWDNLNNSSTATADFTIQPQDRLILGEVMNYPNPFRRQTTFTFELNLSAEIRIKIFTLSGRLIRTLEPFTAQPGYNMLEWDGQDEDGDALANGVYLYKITATQQQNGASWRAEEIGKLVVQR, encoded by the coding sequence ATGGCAACTGTTCAGGTTCATATTGAAAGGCAAGACGATTCAGGGCAAAACAATTGTTATAAAACCTTCTTTGATAGTTTTGCCCAAAACCGTTTTGCCTTTATAAGGAAAACCCTGGCTGCCGTTATTTTGTATGCCCTGGGGGCTGCCGCCTCGGAGCGCGACGTGCAAGTATTGCAAACCGGCGACCGGCAGGTGACGCTGAATTATCATCTCGTTGATTTTAAATTCGACACGTTGCAAATCAACGGCGAGATGGCGGTGCGGCCATCTTTCGAGCGGGCGATTTTTCCCGGCGCAGCCGGCACGCCGGCTTTGCCAACGCGGGTCTTGATCGTCGGTATCCCGTTTGGCGCCAAAGCGGAAGTTAGCGTCATCCCGGGAGAATTCGAAGAGTGGCCGGAAATCAATGTTCCGCCTGCGCCCGGCAGAGCGCAGGCCGAGGCGCCATGGCGCTATCAATCTAATCCACAAATCTATGAACGCGACGCCTATTATCCGGCCGGGCTGGCGCGCCTCGACCCGCCGGCGCAATTTCGCGCGCAGACCATCGCCCGCCTGCACGTGACACCGGTGCAATACAACCCGCTGCGAAAACGGTTGCGCGTTTACCGGCATTTGCAAATCATTGTGCGGTTTGCCGGCGGAAATCCAAGCCCGCTGCGCGCCGTCGAATCTTCCCCCGCCGAGGAAGAATTTTATCGCACGCTGCTGGTGAATGAAGAGCAAGCCCGCGCCTTTCGCCAGCCGCCCGCTGAAAAACTTTTGCGCCAATCGCATCCGCAGATCGAAGGCCCGCTGTACAAATTTCCGCTGCGGCAGGAGGGGATTTACAAGCTCGACGGCAGAACCCTGGCCAGGGCCGGCATCAATCTCCAGGAAATCAAGTCCGGGAACATTCATCTTTATAACAACGGTGGTCGCGAATTGCCGCGCGCCTTGAACGCGCCGAGGCCCAGTGGCCTGGTTGAAAATGCGATTTACCTCGTTGACGGCGGCGACGGGCGTTTCGATCTGGATGATTACATTTTGTTCTACGGTCGCGGCGTCGAAGGATTTGCGTTCGATTCGACAACCGGCGTGGCCAGCCATTACACGAATCACTTTGGTTTTGACAATTACTACTGGCTGAGTTTTGGCGGCAGTCATGGCAAGCGCATGGCAGAACGTGTGCCGCAACCGGCGACCGGACTCACGCCGGCCACGAGTTTTGCGGATTATTTGTTCGTCGAAGAAGATTTGCATCCGCTGTTTGAATCGGATCAGCTTTGGTTCGGCTGGCTTTTTACCACGCGCGGCGACGACAAAAAAACATATCGTCTCCGCTTGACTGATCCGGCACCGGAAAGCGCGGCGAATTTGAAATTTGCTTTTTATGCGCCGCCGAATGGCACGCGCCGCCAGCTCTCGGTGAGTTTTGAAAAACAGGAACTGGCGAATTTCGAGCTGTTCGGCAATTACACAACGGAGGTTTACCGCGCCGACAAAATCGGCGGACTGGTCAACGGTGAAAATGAAATTTTGCTCTCGTATCAGGGCAGTGGCGATGCGGCGCAATTGTATCTCGATTATTTCGAATTGCGCTATGAGCGCCAATTAAAACTGAACAACGGAATATTGATCTTTAATGGCCGGCCCGGAAATGGGCCGTTTGCTTACACGCTCAACAATGTCGAGGCCAATTCACTTTGGCTTTTTGATGTGTCGGATTTCAGCGCCGTGACACGATTAACCTCGCAAAATTGGCGAACCAATGGCGCCCAGATCACGTTTGCCGACCTCGGCGGCTCCGCCAAAGTACCGCGACGATACATTGCCGCGCAGCCGTCGGCTTTCAAAAGCGTCGACCCCAAAACGATTGCGCGCGATGAAATCTCGAATTGGCGCTCGCCGAATAACGGCGCCGACATGATCGTCATCACCCATGAAGATTTTCTCAGCCTCAATCCGGTGACCGGCAAAGACGAAGGCCCGCTGGCGCGCTTTGTGAGCTTGCGCCAAAATGCGAACGTCAACGACACGCTGAAAGCCGTCGTCGTCAAAATTCAAGATGTGTTTGACGAATTTTCCTGCGGCATGTACGATCCGGTGGCGATTCGAGATTTTCTCAAATATGCTTACGAAAATTGGTCGCGCCGTCCGCTTTACGTGATGCTGGTCGGCGACGGGGATTACGATCCCAAAAATCTCATCAATAAAACCGGAAAAAATTGGATGCCGACTTTTTATCTCGGGGGGCTGGATGAAATCGACAGCCGGGTGACCGACAGCCGCTATACTTACGTGGCCGGCGACGACGAGGTGATGGACATGGCGATCGGCCGCATTCCGGCCCGCAGTCTCGCCGAGGTCGAAGCGTATGTGCAAAAGCTGATTCGCTACGAAACCGCGCCGGCTTTCGGTGCGTGGCGCAACACCGCGGTGATGGTCGCTGATGACGAGTTGTGGCAGGGCGGCGTTCCGCTGCCGGGCGAAACCGTGCATACGAACGACACGGAGCTGCTGATCACCAGCTACACGCCGAAATATTTCGACGTCAAAAAAATTTATTTGACGGAATTTGCGGCGGTGCAATACGCCTCGATCTCCGGCTTGACCAAGCCTTCGGCAACCGAGACGCTGCTGCGATTGATCAATAACGGCGCGCTGTTGATCAACTACATCGGCCACGGCCGTTACGATTTATGGTCGCACGAGCGCGTGTTGAATCTGCCCACGGATTTCAGCCGCATTCAAAACGGCGACCGCCAGGCGTTGTGGGTGGCGGCGACCTGCACCTTCGGAAAATATGACATTCCGGAGACGCAGAGTTTTGCCGAGCAGTTGTTGCTGGCGCCCGGCCGCGGCGCGATCGCGGCGCTGGCGACTTCGCGCGACGTTTACGCCAATTACAATGCGAGATTGAATCAGGAGTTTTACCGCTTTCTTTTTGAAAATAAAAAACAAATTTCGGCGCGAATCGGCGCGGCGATGATGCTGGCGCGCCTGCAAACGAATCAAACGCAGAATGACGAAAAATTTCACGTGTTGGGCGATCCGTCGCTGCGTCTTGCCATCCCGCGTTACACCGCGAACATTGTTTCCATGAAACCCGATTCGATCACCGCCCTCACGGTGATGACGCTGCAAGGGAAAATCCAGCGCGACGGCGCCGACTGGCCGGACTTCAACGGCACGGCACGCATCGAGGTGTTCGACGCGCAGCGCGAGGTGAAATATCAATCACCGGGGCAATTTTCGATTGATTACGCCATGCCGGGCAATTCGATTTTTCGCGGTGAGACGCCGGTGAAAAACGGCGCGTTCATGACGCAGTTCTTCGTGCCGAAAGACATCACCTACGGCGGCCAAACCGGGCGCATCAACATTTATTTTTGGAATAATTCCACCGACGGCAATGGGTATCGCGAGCGCTTGCCGGTCGGCGGCACGGCGAGCGGCCTCGTGGACAGAGCGGGCCCGAGCATCAGCCTTGGGTTCGTCGGCGTGGAAAATTTCCGCTCCGGCGGCGTGATCGGAACGAATCCGGTTTTGCGCGTGGTCATCAGCGACAGCCTTTCCGGCATCAACATGACCGGCGAAATCGGCCACAAAATTACGTTGACGCTCGACGGGCGGCAAGACGCCAAAATCGATCTCACGGATTTGTTCAATTATGACGCCGGCAGTTACACGCGTGGCACGATCGTGTATCCGCTCAATCATCTCAGCGACGGCCGGCACACGGTTGAGATCAAAGCATGGGACAATCTCAACAACTCCAGCACCGCGACAGCGGATTTTACGATTCAACCGCAGGATCGTTTGATTTTGGGCGAGGTGATGAATTATCCGAATCCGTTTCGCCGGCAAACCACTTTCACTTTTGAGTTGAATTTGTCGGCGGAAATTCGTATTAAAATTTTTACGCTGTCCGGCCGGCTGATTCGAACGCTGGAACCATTCACCGCGCAACCGGGCTACAATATGCTGGAATGGGATGGACAGGACGAAGACGGCGACGCGCTGGCCAACGGCGTTTACCTTTATAAAATCACCGCGACTCAACAGCAGAATGGCGCGTCGTGGCGCGCGGAGGAGATTGGAAAATTAGTGGTGCAGAGGTAG
- a CDS encoding thioredoxin fold domain-containing protein → MKIKTSVALGVLLVFSLASVALSFDDAKPKKNEVAWLSFEQGLAAAKKEKKMMVVDFYTTWCGWCKVMDKETYGNANVIQFAKEKLVLVKVNAESNEKTRFRDKEYTYRELATAFGVTSYPATAFIDASGEVLTLVPGYIPPDKFMPVLEFLADGHHKTMTFEEYLTKRNKTQPNAGKPAQ, encoded by the coding sequence ATGAAAATCAAAACCTCTGTTGCGCTCGGTGTTTTATTGGTATTTTCGCTCGCCAGCGTCGCGTTGTCTTTTGACGATGCCAAACCAAAGAAAAATGAAGTCGCCTGGCTGTCGTTTGAGCAGGGCCTGGCGGCTGCCAAAAAAGAAAAGAAGATGATGGTGGTGGATTTTTACACGACGTGGTGCGGCTGGTGCAAGGTGATGGACAAGGAAACTTATGGCAATGCCAATGTCATTCAATTTGCCAAAGAAAAACTCGTCCTGGTCAAAGTAAACGCCGAGTCAAACGAGAAAACGCGCTTTCGCGACAAAGAGTATACCTATCGCGAGCTGGCCACGGCCTTCGGCGTCACCAGTTATCCAGCCACGGCGTTTATCGACGCCTCAGGCGAGGTGTTGACGCTGGTTCCGGGCTACATTCCGCCGGACAAATTCATGCCCGTGCTCGAATTTCTCGCCGACGGCCATCACAAAACGATGACGTTTGAAGAGTATCTCACCAAGAGGAATAAAACCCAACCAAATGCCGGTAAACCTGCTCAATAA
- a CDS encoding MerR family transcriptional regulator, producing MKDQKIKKLYYSISEVSRLTSLKAYVLRYWETEFAELKPKKNRAGNRTYNLDDIKLIFLIKRLLYEDKYTIEGARQRLRQLRRVGEQMNLSFDQLRRDDCISELKKDLQELLEMLNHNANEKNSNKS from the coding sequence GTGAAAGACCAAAAAATCAAAAAGCTCTACTACTCCATCAGCGAGGTCAGCCGGCTGACCTCGCTCAAAGCCTACGTGTTGCGCTATTGGGAAACCGAATTTGCCGAGCTGAAGCCGAAGAAAAATCGCGCCGGCAACCGCACGTACAATCTCGACGACATCAAGCTCATTTTTTTGATCAAACGCCTGCTTTACGAAGACAAATACACCATCGAAGGCGCGCGGCAGCGCCTGCGCCAGCTCCGCCGCGTCGGCGAGCAGATGAACCTCTCGTTTGACCAACTGCGCCGCGACGATTGCATCAGCGAGCTGAAAAAAGACCTGCAGGAATTGCTGGAGATGTTGAATCATAATGCGAATGAGAAAAATTCCAATAAATCGTAA
- a CDS encoding transposase, with the protein MSTPSPLTARPGHRYAQKLRMQQLYQIERQAREANLSHDERYRLRQTSARPILIAIKAWRDQQVREVLPKSVMGKAIGYILGQWSKPERYISDSRFEIDNNWIENAIRPVAPGRKNCLFAGSQAGARRAALIYSLAATAKRHEVEPFAYL; encoded by the coding sequence ATGTCGACCCCAAGCCCCCTCACCGCGCGCCCAGGCCACCGATATGCGCAAAAGCTTCGGATGCAGCAGCTTTATCAAATCGAGCGCCAAGCGCGCGAAGCGAACTTGTCGCACGACGAGCGCTATCGACTTCGGCAGACCTCCGCCCGGCCGATTCTGATTGCGATCAAAGCCTGGCGGGATCAACAGGTGCGAGAAGTTTTGCCCAAGAGCGTCATGGGCAAAGCCATTGGCTACATCCTCGGCCAGTGGTCGAAGCCGGAGCGCTATATCAGCGACAGCCGTTTCGAGATCGACAACAATTGGATCGAGAATGCGATTCGGCCGGTGGCGCCGGGGCGGAAAAATTGTTTGTTTGCCGGCTCGCAAGCGGGTGCCAGGCGCGCGGCGTTGATTTATTCTTTGGCGGCAACGGCCAAACGCCACGAGGTGG
- the porU gene encoding type IX secretion system sortase PorU has protein sequence MKFHFLKATLIPVFLLIYFSAGNTKLLAADRDAQVVQSSGQQVTIVYRPADFQLRKLRVNGDITDRPDFENSIPLNTPGRPELPVRVFVIGIPPGATVDVSVIPGASEEFSEIDVAPVPIKEQAEDLTRLRYERDAQIYERNAYYPGDLFKVEPPAQFRQQAIVRLQIMPVQYNPVRKHLRVYREMQIVVRFSGGAQSAAPAFALDRGASPREEELYENLLVNYEQAKAFRLPQTQQLFRTANPQIEGPLYKFPLRQEGIYKIDGRTLASAGITNINPNTIHLYNNGGRELPRDIRRARPQGLVENAIYVSDGGDGRFDNDDYILFYGRGVEGFAFDSTSGQARHYLNRFGFDNYYWLSFGGANGIRMAERAPLPVANLIPAANFKDYLFIEEELQPLYESDQTWYGWLFTNSEVNRSRRYRVKLVDPVSEGTAALTFAFYASFIGGFSFHNMKVEYDRQQLANFQIPGSSRPEIYRVDKLGGLANGDNEILLTYSGSSDAAQLYIDYLELNYDRQLKLSEGALIFNGRAGAGPFAYAINNADANALWLFDVSDFSRVTRLPSQNWRVNGAQVTFADIGGSARVPRRYLAALPSAFKNIDARTIVRDEVSNWRSPAHGADMVIITHEDFLNINAGTGRDEGPLSKLVNLRLRPANLSDSLRSVVVKIQDVFDEFSGGLYDPVAIRDFLKYAYDNWQRRPLFVLLVGDGDYDPKNLINKTDKNWIPTYHTSELDEILSRVTDSWFTYVAGNDEVMDMTIGRIPARSRADVQAYIDKLIQYETKPSFGPWRNTAVMVADDEFGQGAIPSSIESIHILDTETLVSVYTPKYFDVKKLYLTEFSAVQSASISGIRKPTATEAFLRLANNGALLVNFVGHGNSEVWTHERVLNLPTDFSRIQNGERQALWLAATCTFGKFDIPDKQSFAEQLVLAPARGAIAVLATARDVYASQNAALNQQYYRYLFERPNQISARIGMAMVLARIQTGATLNDEKFHVLGDPSLRISIPRYSASITSLKPDTITALTVMTVSGKIKRDNGADWTDFNGTVRLETLDARREVTYRSPGQFSIGYNLPGNSLFRGEAPVKNGNFTVQFFVPKDITYGGTSGRINLYFWNNATDGNGYRDLLRVGGTAGSIADRTGPNIKIGFAGVENFQSGDVVGDNPILRATISDSISGVNITGEIGHKITLALDGRNDDKIDVTDLFSYDSGSYTRGTLLYPLGALAEGRHTVEIKAWDNLNNSNTATAEFVVRPKNRLTLTEVMNYPNPFRNRTTFTFELNFDGSEVMVKIFTLSGRLIRTLEGMGNSGFNQLEWDGRDGDGDQLANGVYLYKIIATQNLGGETLRAEEIGKLVVQR, from the coding sequence ATGAAATTTCATTTTTTAAAGGCAACACTGATTCCTGTTTTTTTGTTAATTTATTTTTCGGCTGGAAACACAAAACTTTTAGCCGCCGACCGTGACGCGCAAGTCGTGCAAAGCAGCGGGCAGCAGGTGACAATTGTATACCGTCCGGCTGATTTTCAACTGCGCAAGCTGCGCGTCAACGGTGACATAACGGATCGCCCGGATTTTGAAAATTCGATTCCACTCAACACCCCCGGCAGGCCGGAACTGCCGGTGCGTGTTTTTGTGATCGGCATACCACCCGGCGCAACCGTAGACGTGTCGGTCATTCCCGGCGCCAGCGAAGAATTTTCCGAAATCGATGTCGCACCGGTTCCGATTAAAGAACAGGCCGAAGATTTGACCCGACTTCGTTACGAGCGTGATGCGCAAATTTATGAACGCAATGCCTATTATCCCGGCGATTTGTTCAAAGTCGAGCCGCCGGCGCAGTTTCGCCAGCAGGCCATCGTGCGCCTCCAGATCATGCCGGTGCAATACAACCCGGTTCGCAAGCACTTGCGCGTTTATCGCGAAATGCAAATCGTCGTGCGTTTTTCCGGCGGCGCGCAATCCGCCGCACCGGCTTTTGCTCTCGATCGTGGCGCTTCCCCGCGTGAAGAAGAATTGTATGAAAATCTCCTGGTGAATTACGAGCAAGCCAAGGCGTTTCGCTTGCCGCAGACTCAGCAGCTTTTTCGCACGGCGAATCCGCAAATCGAAGGGCCGCTCTATAAATTTCCTTTGCGGCAGGAGGGCATTTACAAAATCGACGGCAGAACATTGGCCAGCGCCGGCATCACCAACATCAATCCCAACACCATTCATCTTTACAACAACGGCGGGCGGGAATTGCCGCGCGACATTCGCCGGGCACGGCCGCAAGGCTTGGTCGAAAATGCGATTTACGTTTCCGACGGCGGCGACGGGCGTTTTGACAATGACGATTACATTTTGTTTTACGGCCGCGGCGTCGAAGGCTTTGCGTTCGATTCGACCAGCGGACAAGCCCGCCATTATCTCAATCGGTTCGGTTTTGACAATTACTATTGGCTGAGTTTTGGCGGCGCCAATGGAATTCGCATGGCAGAGCGCGCGCCCCTGCCGGTGGCGAATCTGATTCCCGCCGCAAATTTTAAAGACTACCTGTTCATCGAAGAGGAACTGCAGCCGTTGTATGAATCCGATCAAACCTGGTATGGCTGGCTTTTTACCAACAGCGAGGTGAATAGATCGCGGCGCTATCGCGTGAAATTGGTCGATCCGGTATCGGAGGGCACCGCAGCATTGACCTTCGCGTTTTATGCCTCGTTTATCGGTGGCTTCAGTTTTCACAATATGAAAGTTGAATACGACCGGCAGCAGCTGGCGAACTTTCAAATTCCCGGCAGCAGCCGTCCGGAGATTTACCGGGTTGATAAGCTGGGTGGATTGGCGAACGGCGACAACGAAATCCTGCTCACCTATTCCGGCAGCAGTGACGCGGCACAATTGTATATCGATTATCTTGAATTGAATTACGACCGGCAACTGAAGTTGAGCGAGGGCGCGTTGATTTTCAATGGCCGCGCCGGCGCCGGGCCGTTTGCGTATGCCATCAACAACGCCGACGCCAATGCGCTGTGGCTTTTCGACGTTTCGGACTTCAGCCGGGTGACACGCTTGCCGTCGCAAAATTGGCGCGTCAATGGCGCGCAGGTGACATTTGCCGACATCGGCGGCTCCGCGAGAGTACCGCGCCGCTATCTGGCGGCATTGCCATCGGCGTTCAAAAACATCGATGCGAGGACGATCGTGCGCGACGAGGTTTCGAATTGGCGCTCGCCGGCTCATGGCGCCGACATGGTCATCATCACGCACGAGGATTTTCTCAATATCAATGCCGGCACCGGACGAGACGAGGGCCCGCTGTCGAAATTGGTGAATCTGCGCCTGCGCCCGGCGAATTTGAGCGACAGCTTGCGCAGCGTCGTGGTTAAAATTCAGGATGTGTTTGACGAATTTTCAGGCGGCTTGTACGATCCGGTGGCGATTCGCGATTTTTTGAAATATGCCTATGACAACTGGCAGCGGCGGCCGCTTTTCGTTTTGTTGGTTGGCGACGGCGATTACGATCCCAAAAACTTGATCAACAAAACCGACAAGAATTGGATTCCGACGTATCATACCTCCGAGTTGGATGAAATTTTGAGTCGCGTCACCGACAGTTGGTTTACTTACGTCGCCGGCAACGACGAGGTGATGGACATGACCATCGGCCGCATCCCGGCGCGCAGCAGGGCCGACGTGCAGGCGTATATCGACAAGCTCATTCAATATGAAACCAAGCCGAGCTTCGGGCCGTGGCGCAACACCGCGGTGATGGTCGCGGACGACGAGTTCGGGCAGGGCGCGATTCCCTCCTCGATTGAAAGCATTCACATCCTCGATACCGAGACGCTGGTGTCGGTTTACACGCCGAAATATTTTGACGTCAAAAAACTTTATTTGACGGAATTTTCCGCGGTGCAGAGCGCCTCGATTTCCGGCATTCGCAAGCCGACAGCGACGGAAGCATTTTTGCGGCTCGCCAACAATGGCGCGCTGCTGGTTAATTTTGTCGGTCACGGCAACTCCGAAGTGTGGACACATGAGCGCGTGCTGAATCTGCCCACCGATTTTAGCCGCATTCAAAACGGCGAGCGGCAGGCGTTGTGGCTTGCGGCGACGTGCACGTTCGGCAAATTCGATATTCCCGACAAGCAGAGCTTTGCCGAGCAGTTGGTACTGGCGCCGGCTCGCGGGGCCATTGCCGTTTTGGCCACCGCGCGCGATGTCTACGCCAGCCAAAACGCGGCGCTAAACCAACAATATTACCGCTATTTATTCGAGAGGCCCAATCAAATCTCGGCGCGGATCGGCATGGCGATGGTGCTGGCACGCATTCAAACCGGCGCAACGCTGAACGACGAAAAATTTCACGTGCTCGGCGATCCCTCGCTGCGCATCAGCATTCCGCGTTACAGCGCCAGCATCACTTCCCTCAAGCCGGACACCATTACGGCATTGACGGTGATGACAGTGAGCGGCAAGATCAAGCGTGACAACGGCGCCGATTGGACGGATTTCAACGGCACAGTTCGACTCGAAACGCTCGACGCGCGGCGGGAGGTGACGTATCGATCACCGGGGCAGTTTTCCATCGGCTATAACTTGCCGGGGAACTCATTGTTTCGCGGCGAGGCGCCGGTGAAGAACGGCAATTTCACCGTGCAGTTTTTCGTGCCGAAAGACATCACCTACGGCGGAACTTCCGGCCGGATCAATTTGTATTTTTGGAACAACGCCACCGACGGCAACGGCTATCGCGATCTTCTGCGGGTCGGCGGCACGGCCGGCAGCATTGCCGATCGAACCGGTCCAAACATTAAGATCGGTTTTGCCGGTGTGGAAAACTTTCAATCCGGCGACGTGGTCGGCGACAATCCGATTTTGCGCGCGACGATCAGCGACAGCATTTCCGGCGTCAACATCACCGGCGAGATCGGCCACAAAATCACGCTGGCGCTGGACGGCCGCAACGATGATAAAATCGACGTGACGGATTTGTTCAGCTACGATTCCGGCAGCTACACTCGCGGCACGCTGCTGTATCCGCTCGGCGCGCTTGCCGAAGGCCGGCACACGGTCGAGATCAAAGCCTGGGACAATCTGAACAATTCCAATACCGCCACGGCGGAGTTCGTCGTCCGGCCCAAGAACCGCTTGACTTTGACCGAGGTGATGAACTATCCAAATCCGTTCCGCAACCGCACAACGTTTACGTTCGAATTGAATTTTGACGGCAGCGAGGTGATGGTGAAAATTTTTACGCTGTCCGGGAGGTTGATTCGTACTTTAGAGGGCATGGGCAACAGCGGCTTCAACCAGCTTGAATGGGACGGCCGCGACGGCGACGGCGATCAGTTGGCGAACGGCGTTTATCTGTACAAAATCATCGCGACACAAAACCTCGGCGGTGAGACGTTGCGCGCCGAGGAGATCGGAAAATTGGTGGTGCAACGTTGA
- a CDS encoding glutaredoxin family protein, whose amino-acid sequence MPVNLLNKIKRRQRPANGSVVVEIYSKPDCHLCEEAKAVLLKMQQRHGFQLREVNIADDETLLAEYGTRIPLVFVNNHLVCKYFVDEAAVVRQIRLERNRQTNVSPR is encoded by the coding sequence ATGCCGGTAAACCTGCTCAATAAAATCAAACGCCGCCAACGGCCGGCAAACGGCAGCGTGGTGGTGGAAATTTACAGCAAGCCGGATTGTCATTTATGTGAAGAGGCGAAAGCCGTTTTGCTCAAGATGCAGCAGCGCCACGGCTTTCAATTGCGGGAGGTGAATATTGCCGATGACGAGACGCTATTGGCCGAATATGGCACACGCATTCCGCTGGTTTTTGTGAATAATCATCTCGTATGCAAATACTTTGTTGACGAAGCGGCAGTCGTTAGACAGATCAGATTGGAGCGAAATCGGCAAACAAATGTATCCCCTCGGTGA